Sequence from the Rutidosis leptorrhynchoides isolate AG116_Rl617_1_P2 chromosome 3, CSIRO_AGI_Rlap_v1, whole genome shotgun sequence genome:
GATTCGCTTACATTgagtatattaaataattattaccaCATTAACTATTAGACCCAAAAAAGTGAACAGTACCAGGGGCAGTTTCGTCTTCTTAccctttttttactgtagcaacggCATCGATGTAGCCCGTTCACACTGTAGCAACGGATTACTGTAGCAACGGGATCactgtagcaatttttttttttggttactgttttttttttttttttttatatttttctctacccgttataacaattttttttttcttttttggtttcctttatatttttctccacaaaataacgacttaattgcgttaaatttttaaaagtcaaccatGCCGTAGCGAAATGCGGAGATACacgtatattgttaatttaaaataacatttaaatctttgatgtATTAtagcttttagttcgactcgaggtTTGCTTCAACGACaacatcgttagccacgaaataattttacaaaataaacgcaataaaatacattgaaaacgaacccccggcgcgaagcgagggttccacAACTAGTTACTATCATTAGTTTATTGACTTGTTAAGTTTTGTTGTTTTAACACGCAAAATATGAAGACATTTGAAAACATAGCGATTTCATTCAAAATTAATAATCTAATACATGgaaagtacaacaacaacaatacacaATTTCACAAATGTGAGGCCTCTACCCTAAAGTAAACTATTACAAATACATAATTATCGAGATTCGAGATCAAACTTACAACAATTGCTCGAAACAAAATAGTTAGTGTAGGGGATTTCTGTAGTAAAGAACCTGTTTTTGGGGCTTGAAAAGGTACCTAGAACCATATGTGGATCGAAATACATCAAGTAAAAGAGGAAATTGCAAGAAAGCATACAAGATAACCGGGAAGCCGGCAAGCACCGTAATAGTAATTGGCATCCATTTCAAATTATTATGGTATAATATGAAGAAACTGACACTAAAAGCGATCATCATCGTTACGATGGAGATGAAAAGACTTAGTAGACCTAACATCAACTTTCGGGGTAGTGATTCCTCAAAATCCCGTTCTGCGTAACGAGATGTGAGGATGGCTAAAAACATTAGTATGGAAGCTGATGACGCGAACAAAGAAATGGCGTCTGCCACTACAAAGACCATAAAGGTTACTTTTTGATAAAACATAGGGATACCATCGTTCTGATTGTATCCGCCCGGAACGGTAAAAGCTGCAGCGAATACTATTGTGGCAATAAGGGCCGCAACAACCATACATTGGCTAGCTGTATCTTTCATCCATTTCTCACCTTCTGTAACTAGATCTTTGTGATCTTTGGTGAATAACTCATGTGGTGTTTGTTTATTTTTGTTTTTCCTTTCTCGATAAGAAGGAGGCATTATGGACTTTACTTCCTACAATGTGTTGAAACAAACTTGAATAGTTATGAATTGCGCACTTACTCGTGATACAATACAAAATAAAGATTTGAGAAgaaggtgtgtgtgtgtgtgtatttttaTAGATATATATGTACCTGGAACCATAAGAGTTCTCGTTGCATCTGTAAAGCAACTCCAGACACATCTTGAAGGCGCTTGCTCTTAGCAATCTTCCCAGCTAAATGCAACATATTGTTATCATTTTTCTTAGCTTTAAGAGGAGTTATCAGATCTTTCATTGCGCCTATCTCGTACAATAGGTTGTAGATACCCTGATGGCGATGCTTGACAGCAATGTGAAAGATAGTTTGATTGTTGTCATTTACCTTCCAGATCAGATCAGGATACAGACGAATGAGCTCAACTATAAACTCCGTGTTTCCAAGTTCTGCGGCAACAAATAGTATCCGGGAAGAGTATTTTGTTGGAGCTCTCACAGGTTGTGTCTTGTTGTCATGCTTAACCATTTCCGGTGGATTTGGAGGCCCTCTGAGTATATCATCAATTTCTTTTTTAGGTTTTTTCGCAATAGCTCCCCAAATCATTTTTAGTAATTTCAAAGCCTGATCAGTTTCCTTCTCAGGAGCTCCTACTTTATAATAAAAGCGTTTGAAAACTGAAAGCAACCACCAAgaaataatataagtttaattaaattgatgattccaaATATATCTATGCAAAAATATCCATCTTATCTTATATGGGTATCCATGTTAAAATTTATAACCATAATATTGAATCAAAAGATCGAGTACTAGGTACGGATATGATCAATAATCTAGAGCTAATAGAGATGTTTACCTGAATGGATGGTCCGTGAGATACCAGACTTCGGTTCAGAAAAAGCCTCAGGCTTACGCGCTAAGGCTCGAAGTGCGCTCCCACTAGCAGCAAGTTCCGGGCGGTCAGTCAGTATCTGTATTGCGATATCTAGAAAAGACATGATAATCTCTTTGTGAGGGAAAATGTCACGAAAAAGCAACATAAATCAACAATGAAAACAAAACTGAGCCTCAAAGGATTTATACATTGATATATATCATGGAGAGGGTAAATATTACTGTATTATATATGATTCAAAACAAGAAGGTGAACTGATTGTAGTTCCCTCATGTTTGCAAACGGCGGTTGCGGCAGTTTGGTGAGTAGCCCGTCCCGTTAATTAGTCGGTCAACGCTAAAAGGTCAGGGTCAAAGTCGGTCAACGTCGGTCAGAGGTCGACTTATTGGGTGAATTTGTTCTAGTGTAAACGAAAATCCTAAGCCCATTTATTAATTAGCTGGAAAAAACACCGACTTACATACTAACCCTTCGATCGGGTTTgcgtttccgcccgaacgtgtgtgttacgtgcaaatgatgagggtctttgaaataaatgatctactgatgccaaaaaaatcgccgtaaaaaaaaaaaaccccttcaataaataaatatagatacacTATTTTATAGAAAGCATTATAAAAACCTTAAATATTATTAAAGCTAACACCGCATCATCTTATTTGTAactcatatatttttaaaatatgtttgaaatatttgtaTTTAATGCATTTAATTTAAAAGTCAATGTTGGTCAACGTCGGTTTCGATGCCGTCTCTACCAACTCGACCTTTCAAGGTCCTGACCGACTCGTCTTTGTCCCGCGTCTTTTTCGGCCTTGAGTTCACTTAGAAAAACCTAGGGTTGTTAACGAGTTAGCATTTAATTAGCTACTCAAGCTCGTTTAGCTCAAGTTCAAGGCTAATAATATTCTTGAACGAGTCGAGCGTAAATAAAAGTTAACATATTCCCCAACGATTAGTTTCATGAGCTGAACTGAATTACGAATGCTCGACTCGGCTCATTCAAATGCTCGGTTAATCATTTCATTTATTTGACCAAACAAACCAGGGAGAACATTAAAAAAAATGGAATTGTTTTCTAAAAATAAGGCTAGTTTGAGAAAAATATAGTAATCAGCTAGAGTTTGATTTAAATACAGGATGTTAATAACCGCAATTGAAATTCACCTCCATTAGTTTATCTCCCGATTCATTTTGTTTCATACAGCAACTATCAAATTAACACTCCATATGAAATAAGTCAATAACTAGGTACTAAAATGCTTACCGAACATATTATTCTCGACGCATTTCTCAAGAAGCCAACCACGATTCTGAGGCGTCCAACCATCATCCCGCAACTTATGTGAATTTTCATAAAGATACACAACTACTTCATGATTTCCAAACAAGGCAGCCGTATACAGCGGCATCATTTGTCCACCAGCACCCGCTTGTGTCAACATGGCCTTATTTTTGTCCACCATTATCTTAACCGCTTCCAAGTTTCCGGCTGCGGATGCTAAATAAAGAGCCGTGTTGTGATTTTGATTTTCAAGTAATAAGTCGGCCTTGTCCATCAGAACCACTAGATTTTTCACGAACTGGTCAGTATGTTTGGATTTTTTTGCTGATACCGCAACATGTAGTGCCGTTTCACCATTTTCTGTGACACTACATCTTACTAACTGCGGGTTTTTTGTAAGTACGGCTTCAGCTGCTTTCCAATCACCTTTAATGGCTGCTTCATATAAAGGGACTCCGTTTTCAAGGTAATATTCTCTAGTTCCTGTAGAGTAATTTCAATGCAAAATTTGTAAACCAAACCTACAATGTTGCTCACATATTATATATACAGTCACAAACTCACAATTCATTTCATTCACCTAAATACATATTGACTCGTTGAGACTAGCTTCAAGTCAATAGATCCTTTTGGTGGGGATAACTGCAAAAGTTTATGGGTGAGTTTATTTGAGGGTTTGTGGTCCTTATATCCTTACAAGAGGTCTTAGAGGTGATTCTATACTTTAAGGGACGAGGTCCCATGACACCACTAgtttaaaggttttttttttttttaacaaagtaTGCCTCAAATTGTAAAGGACACCACTAAATTCAACTATAGGACCCTATATAATTTTAGGATTTATAATTTTTTTAAGGTAAACATCCATTAAAATACCAttcaaatataattaattttgaaaaaaaattcagGACCCCATTGAATTTTGATCTTGGATTCACTACTCTCATGTTCAAATCTCAGTAGTAGTAATCTTAGGGTGGCCAGTGAAATGGTCGAAAACATACATGGAATAATCATGTTGGTTACGTATATATTAGTAAAATTAATCGCCCTCTTCGTGTAGCGTGAACATGGAAAACCTTATCCGTTTACCAATttaaaaaagaataaaaaaatcCCAAAATAGCCTAGTGGTTGGTGTTAGACGTTAATAAAGCCCGAGTCTATATGTGGGCTTAGGGTCCATTATAGTAATTAGGGTTTTGGGATATCAATTGTATTCTATAAATACCTTATGAATAAAGCATATAGACTCGGGCTTTATTAACGTCTAACATTTGGGATCTTGATATCTACGCAAGTGATCTTAGGTTCAAATCTCACTAACATAGTATCTTGGGATCTCAAGATCAAAGCGCATACATTTGAGTATTTTTACTCCCCTTCCCTACAcagcttgaaaaaaaaaaaaaaaaaaaaaaaaaacaacaacctTATTCGTTCATCCGTCTAACCTTCATTTTGAGGATTTGGGAGGTGGGAATGAGAATGAATTGGTACCTATTGTTTTGTTTGGTTACTTGTTTGGGATTCAAATATCGGGAATCAAGTTCATAGAATCCATACATATCATGAGAGGTGAGGGCTATATAATTCATTTTCATTCTCATACCAGTCTTTTAGCAATCAGATACTCATAACAATTCCTACTTTCAAACCAAACCCACATTTACATTGTTCCTTTTAAGATAAAGTCAACTTCAATTCTAGCAAACATTCAAATTCAAAGTAAAAACAAGAACTGAAATAGATAAATAGAACAATCTGAATGTGGGGCAGATTAAAAGCAGTAAACTAAAGTGGATAGGAGTAATTAATTAACTAAAGTGGATAGGAGTAATTAATTACCGGTGGTAAATAGTTCTTGACTAGGTAGATCCGGTGGTGGTTGTTTTGAGTGTGGGTTAGATGTTGAAGGAACTGTATTGACTTTTTGCTGCTGCTGCCCAATAACCAGGGGTGTTTGGTTCATCATCTGCAAATTTGATATAACTTATAGTTATTAAAACCAAATTGCGCACCATGAGTACAGGGTAAATTGATTGTACTTACCTTTGTTTCGGTGAGCGATCGATCGATCGTAAATGTTCTTATGTTTGAATGAATGAGAATCTATACAAAGTTTCGAGATGTAATTATTAATTTGAACATATATGCAGTCTCAGTACTATAAAGTCAACTTCTTCTGGTCTTTGAAGTTTGAGAAAATTGAATAAATGGTCCCTGTAGTTTACATGAAATGGGTTAAATGGTTCCTGATGTTCATTTTCGAGGTTCGTGGTCCCTGTGGTTTATAAAATGAGGACGAGTGGTTCCTGTTAGTAACAGTCGTTAAAAAATCCGTTAAGTCATGTCATGTGCAACACATGTGAGAGGTATTTATGTCCTTTTGTCTATTTTTTGTACCAGTTCATATATTTTAATCACTCAAATATTTTCTCCCATTAAAAACACTAATTAAACGCaggcaactatttttttttttggaactctTCGATCTATGGGTTTTATCATCAACAAACCTTAGAAATTTCTTTTTTTTGAAAGACATTATTCATTAACCAGAAAAGAACGCAACTGAACATGAATTAATTATCGAGGTAGATCTGGTATTTCAAACTTACCATTTTTCACTTTTGGATATGATACTTCAAGCTTATACCTTTGTTAGCCGTTGTACAGGTATAAGTATCTACAACCGCCACCACACAAACCTTTGATTTAGCACTTTAACATCGAAAAACAAGAACGTTTGTGAACTCATTGGAAAACAGGAAGGATTCTCTCATCAGAACTAAACCCACCAGGTCGGTGTTTTTACCTTATGCCGGAGTATATCGGAAGCATTA
This genomic interval carries:
- the LOC139896582 gene encoding uncharacterized protein, with amino-acid sequence MMNQTPLVIGQQQQKVNTVPSTSNPHSKQPPPDLPSQELFTTGTREYYLENGVPLYEAAIKGDWKAAEAVLTKNPQLVRCSVTENGETALHVAVSAKKSKHTDQFVKNLVVLMDKADLLLENQNHNTALYLASAAGNLEAVKIMVDKNKAMLTQAGAGGQMMPLYTAALFGNHEVVVYLYENSHKLRDDGWTPQNRGWLLEKCVENNMFDIAIQILTDRPELAASGSALRALARKPEAFSEPKSGISRTIHSVFKRFYYKVGAPEKETDQALKLLKMIWGAIAKKPKKEIDDILRGPPNPPEMVKHDNKTQPVRAPTKYSSRILFVAAELGNTEFIVELIRLYPDLIWKVNDNNQTIFHIAVKHRHQGIYNLLYEIGAMKDLITPLKAKKNDNNMLHLAGKIAKSKRLQDVSGVALQMQRELLWFQEVKSIMPPSYRERKNKNKQTPHELFTKDHKDLVTEGEKWMKDTASQCMVVAALIATIVFAAAFTVPGGYNQNDGIPMFYQKVTFMVFVVADAISLFASSASILMFLAILTSRYAERDFEESLPRKLMLGLLSLFISIVTMMIAFSVSFFILYHNNLKWMPITITVLAGFPVILYAFLQFPLLLDVFRSTYGSRYLFKPQKQVLYYRNPLH